DNA from Acidobacteriota bacterium:
GAGTGGCGACCGCCAGACCCTAGCGAACCGTCGCGATGGAGGCCGGCTCGCCGAGCCACAGCGCCGGGTCGACCCGTTCTCCCTGCCAGCGGATGCCGAAGTGCAGATGCGGGCCGGTGGATCGTCCGGTCGAGCCGACGGTGCCGATCCGGTGCCCGCGGGACACCTCGTCCCCCTGCTCGACGAACACCTCGTGCAGGTGGAAGTACATGCTGATCAGGCCGTTGCCGTGGTCGAGAAACACCGCGTTGCCGGAGAAGAAGAACTCCCCGGCCAAAGCGACGACGGCGTTCTCGACAGCCAGTACGG
Protein-coding regions in this window:
- a CDS encoding M23 family metallopeptidase — protein: MPAGGRFGAKRIINGEPRSPHTGADYAVPQGTPVLAVENAVVALAGEFFFSGNAVFLDHGNGLISMYFHLHEVFVEQGDEVSRGHRIGTVGSTGRSTGPHLHFGIRWQGERVDPALWLGEPASIATVR